ATTTCACTTGCCGAAGTGGTCAAAAACGCATTTACGCTCCAGCGCACGGAGAGACAGAACCTGGGACGCAACGAACCcgctactactaccaccactaccagtTTGTCGGCACGAGGTGGCAAGATAAATATTCATGAGCGTACAAATTGCGCTGTTCCCGCTGAACCGGTACCGACGGTCGGTTCATAAACTGTGTGTTGGCTGACCGATCGAATGCCATACACAACATTTGGGCTGCATAAACACATACCTGTCTGAAGGTGAGCCCGCTTTGTTTGGCCTTCCTTTCTTCGGTGCTTCACTTGGTTAATCCTTAGTGCTGCTGCGTATGTTCACACTGCTTAAAGCTGCCTAGTAGTATCTCGCATGAAGCTTCATTAACACTATGCGCTTGTCACACTTTACGCCACACACTCATAGAAACACAGTGTATCACTGCAAGCAACCGGTTTCAAGCCAAATAAGAAGCGCAGCGCTAGTTGATAACAGCTTCCTTCGGGTTTCGCACATAGACACCAATTATCCATAGATGAATATTaactaccacacacacacacaaaagcgcgctcatacacgcacacacgaggATGGAAATAGACACTAGAGCGTTGACGTTCGCGACACGGACACACAGCAAAGGGTTAAGTTAGTTGAATAGACAGTATAAGCAATGCAcctacacacatacgcacacgcacacgcacacacactgggaATAACACACTACACGCGCACAATGCACTTCTACGTTGGATTATCTTACTATACCGGCAACGCGGTCAATTCTGCTGGGGGGTGGAAAAATAACGAACAAAAATTAGCTTTTCAAGCAGTTTTGTTAACTGCTTCACGTTCCTTTCAGTGTAACGGTGCATacacttaaaaaaaacaagtaacaCCAAGTACACTAATAACAAGTAACACTAAGCAACGCAGTAACGGACGCAAAACTCGTGTCGCGTTCATGTAAATCGGTCAACTTGCTTCTCTATTATCTTCCCAACCAACGGGCTTCCCCTCGTAGATACGTACGCTGAGGGTTGCCGTGGAAGGGCGTAAAATTTGCATTACTGTGCACAGGTTGTGTGTATTGTCCTTCCCTTCTGTTGTTTGAAAGAAAATTGCACCGCTTGCTACGTTGCTTTCAATGCATTGTCACTGTATCCTGTGCCGTATTGTGCCACCTAGCACAATCTGTGTAGCTAGGAGAGAAGCAGCTCTACCCGCACCCACCACAGCCGGGTTTTGGGAGCTTTGTGCCACATGGACTGTGTTCTGTGGCCACTCGTTGCGACCTACAATGCTTTCACTTCCATCCACTTTCTTGCGGCAATTCTTCGAGCCCGCTCAAGCAAAAACTCACCCTCCATCCGCCCTGCCCCTggttatcatcatcatccttttATCCTGGGCCCCCAAAACGAGCACACGCCGCCAACTACAATGCAACCTACGCCCGGAACAAGCGCGTCAACAAGCGGCACACAAGTGGAGCAGGCTCTTTTGTCTTCATCCCCGCctctccccacacacacacatatccgTGGCATTTTTTTGTCTTGCATTGCATTGGCGCTTCCGGTGCTTTCGTTTCGCATTTACCACATCGTTCTCTTTTCGGTCGCTTTGAACGCTTTCTTCACTATTGTCGTTGGGTGATTTGgcaggcacacatacacacatacacacccacaaaaCAGTTGCCAGAAATTAAGCCACTCACTTAGATCGTACAGCCACAAATGACAGCCACTGTCACTGACAGGAGGTAATTGTTTCAGCTGCGGGGTGGAAGATCCTGCAGTGGAGGACGCAACTGTAATTGAGCTTACTGTTGAACCAGTGTAATCTTAACTTCTGGAAGATCTATATTTCGTTTAGGGGTATCTTCTCTTGGCATATGTTTCAGAgtaatacacatacatactcacgcactcacacactcatacacacacacacacacacacacacacacacacacacacacacacacacacacacacacacacacacacacacacacacataaatccCAACATCTGATTAAGACCACACCAATTACTTCCGGGAATGTAACATCAGTGGGAGACCATTTCAGCAGAGTTCAGAAGATATTTCTCCGCCTTAAActatcgcacacacatacaccctgTACATACATCCACACACGAAAACTGGAACCCCTGTGACGGGCACCTCTCCAAAAGCTTGCACGGTTGCCTCAAGTCTGATCAACAGAGTGTCTCTTGGTCCTGGTTTCGGCAAAACCTCGAAGTTGACGAAGTGACAAAATCCCGCACGGAGAGACTGACACAACTGACTCACCACACCAGCCAACTGGTACTGGTCGAACCGACACCGACATCGACTGCTGCGACTATCGCCATGGCAACCGACAGCGATTACCGATTGCCACACATATACGCACGGCATACGCACACCGAGACAGTGATCGTTCACGCTCCTCTTCCGCTTTGAAGCGATGCCTTGCAAGATTTGCATtctcaaagcaaaaaaaaagccactcCAATCACTCTGTTGTGCGTTTCGCAACGGAACTGTGTGTATGGGCAGTTtgactctcgctctctcttcgtttgtgtgtgtgtgtgtgtgtgtgtgtgtgtgtggatcaTTCTGCATCGGGTTTCCGGTTTTCCCGAACTTCacaagctctctctctctccacatTCTGTGTGCCGTATGTGTCCGTGGCTTCTCTCGGGTGGTTCTCTCGTGTGCTTACGCTGCTTCTACCAGCGTGTGCGTGTCTGCGTTCGGACTGCTGTCATCCCGACAACATCCGGCATCGCTTATCTCTCCGTCTCCTGAAATTCTTATCACTTCAGGTTCGAAAAGTGGGAGTAATCGGTACTCGGCCCAAAATCGAGATACCTGCTTCGGGAGCGAACCGGAACATATGGTGTGCTCACGCCAATAAGGCAAGGGCAGCCACACCGATCAGCAGTCTCCCATATATCCGTTCGCACAATGGGGTCCGTGCTTGTACGAGAGCATTGAATATGCACGCACTCGTCCGTACAGGTGGGGCGTCGGTCCAAAACACAAATCCACCTTCCGTGCCGAAAAAGTCACGCATACTCTCTTAAAACTATGCACGAAATGCTATTTGGAACTTGCGTTCGCGTTGGACAAAACAAATAGATTCACAAACCCCGCTTCTGAAGCTGGTTGGAAGAGTCTTTTCGGAGCACAACCTCTAAACGAAGCTTTCGAGGTCGTCTCTGTCCGAAACTGTGACATAATGTGGCAGCGCGTCGGAAACCTCCACGCAGGCAGGCTTGGCAGACGACGGTGCTGCAACACGTAGTTCCGTCCATTTCCGGAGGTGTGTGCGCGACCTTTTCCAaacccacacagacacacagagcgCAAGGACGCAGGGAAAAACAAGGAACACACACCGGACCCCTCCCGAGACCGACGGGACGGgaggttttctttttatttatttccgtCCCAGTCTCAGGCCCAGTCGGTGAAGGCGGTTCGTAATTCGTTGCGACGCGAAATTGATTGGCTTGGCACAGGTTGCTTTCGAGCACTCCGAAAACAATAAAaggacactcacacacacaacaaccaaACAGTGGGTGCCGTTGTTGATAGCAAGGATCCTCGGCCTTGTGTGCCTACGACGAAACAATCACACCCCGTGGTGGTGGGTGTCTCGCTCTTGCTCACTGTTTTGTCGTCCCGTTCCGACACTTCCGTTCCGTAGTAACGTCTATTTCGCACACTTTtcggcgcacacacacacacacccttggaTCGTAATCGAATGAGCAGAGTAGGCGACTACTTCTTCGGCAGTCCTGTCGTCATCTGTCTTCTTATCGGGACAGCTTGTATTGGGAAGCTTTTGCTAGGTGGGCGAACCTTATCAGGCGTCatttttgtgtgctgctgctagtaAAGGATTGTCGAAGGCTTAAACAGAGAGCCATAGAGAGGGAGTTAGAGAGAGCGAGCACAAagagacggagagagagagagagagagagagcctcGAATACAGTGCGAAACAACGAACGGAAAACTTTTAAGTTAATTAACAACGGGAAAAAAGAATTGATTTATTCGCAGCGTAGCACACAGTCACGCAACCGGGGAGCATCCACCGAGGCAGCCGGAGTCATTTTGGACACTATTTTAGTTCAGTAtatgggtgggtgggtggtggtggggaaTGCTTACAGGGTGCTCTTATCCTCTTTTGCACCACTTCATAGTCAAATTTCGGGTTTCGGGTTCCGGTTTCGTACGAGTTCTTCCGAGTTGTTACAGCTCAGCTGTGTTTCCATGATGTTGTCTTGCTGATTTCTTTCCACCAGAAAACTTTGAGTAACTTTTGGGCGTGCGTGTATCCATTTTGTCCTTCTGCTAGCTTTTGTTACTTCACTGCTGCACAAGGCACACACATTCTCCCATCGTGGATTTACTGTTTTGGACATAAGCCATTAGGCCAAAACCGCGTTTAGGAAAACAGACCGACAATCACACGCACTGACACAATGATGGTAGGATCAACCCATAAAAAATTGAACTTAACCAAACCAACTCCTACCGTAATTTGTGtctacacacgcacatacgcGCGGGATGTTGAGATGAGGGATAAAAAGTGGGAAGGGACCAGAATGGTTGATGACGCTGCTAGTGTTGGGGTTGGGTTGCAGAGGACAAAACAGAGATGACAGAGATTGACCGATAGGCGAATGGGTGGCCTTGCGAAACGCGGTACGCGGCACATACGACCGGTGGGAAAACTGACTGAAGACTGAAGGTGGAAGCTTTTCCGACCAGCAGCAACCGCTTGGCCGACGATTGTAGCAGCCGCCTGCAACGGCACCATACTACTACACccttcgctcgctctctctctctctctctctctctctctctctctctctctcactctctctctctcactctctctctctctctcttcgtaCGCGCGCGGGTGGTGTTACTCCCTTCGCGCTCTCATGCTCGCACAATCGTGGGAGTATTGCGTGTCCTTCGGAGCCGCATAACACAGGCAGGCGCTTTCGGTGTGTGCTCTCTTTTGATGCGCTCTCGCTGACAGCCAGCTAGGGCACGAGTGGAGTGACAACGAGAAACAAGCGACTGCCTTGTAACCGGTGTgagggtgtgtttgtgtgaggaTCCATACGGCAGCCAGTCTTAGGGCGAGCTTCGCGAAATCTTTTGTTGTATTTCGGGAGAGCGGCAAACAACCGTTTCTTGCGCACGGCCATCCACTAGGAAAGTTGTTGTCCAGCGTATTGTCTTGGTGGCTAGAGCTCGGAACCGAGTTTGGGAATTTAGTACGTTTGCCAACTTTTAGTACATTCACGTTTGAATGGTGTTATATTGATCACTAATGCACTAAGAAGGAGTCTTCATTGATTAACAGTTCTTATGTGTCCTTCATTGGATGATGTTTACGGATTGTGAATATATTAATggttttttaatgtatttaaGTAATGACAtgtacttttctttttttacaaaatggcTTCCATCTCATGTGGCATTCAGCGTCGTCTGTTGCATTTTGGTTAAAGCTAGTAGTAATTTTTTATGTGAATAGGATTAGTCTGATTATGAAATTAGTCAATATTGCGCAATTAAAAAAGCTCAAGTAGGAAAGTTAATAATGCAAATGATAGAACATGTTTGTATTTATCATTATTAACATAATTCAAGCAtttggaaattaaattaacacttTCGATACcaagttttaaaaaatgtatgtgtTTTAGTGCGTAAGAAGATATCTTGTAAGTTGAAAACATGTTCTAAAATAGTCTCTATTATTCAGATTCTCTCCAAAATTCTGACTCGCAGCAATTAAGAACCCAACACAAAACTGTTCTACTGTTATATTGTTACCTTCCAATGCCACGCTTCCAAAGAAATATAGACATACTAACTTGAGTTGGGGTAAGACTCCCCCCCTCCACCAACAGGGCACTCGGTTGTCATTGAAGAAACCGAACAGACGACATGCTCACCGTAATGCGCGCGAACCGTTGCGCAAGGTACAGGTTCTGCTCTCGCTTGCGATGCGTGTCAAAAACACGGGATACCATCCCTTACCGGCCCTTACCCAACACAGGTCCGGGGCAATGGGTCAGGTTTGTGTTTTGTCTCTCTTTCTGCACCTGAAAGGTTGTCCATGTGGGTGAGTTAGTATTGGTGAGCTTTCAGGGCTTTCAGCACGCCGTTTTAGGAGGATTGTTAATGCACCCGGGCTGCTTGAATAGATTGGAGCAGTAGAAAAAGCATAACacgaaactttttttttgcaaaaatgatgcaaaaaattttttcgtttcaaattatttaactttttcATATTATTGCAAAAGAATAATTTTAGTTTGAATGGAGCATGGAGCATGTTATGTCTTAATATGTTGTTGGACTCaatttgacatttttgtgCTATTCACCTAAGGTAATTGCTACCAATACCATGAGGATAAATAAAGAATAAATCTTAACTCACATCTCACTAACGTAAAAAAGCTGATGTTAATAAGGGTCAAAGTATAAATCAACAGGTTGACGAACCTGAAGCTATactgcgcctaaatgtatacaACGAGGTAATCGGTGGAGGCAGTGTTGCGTGCCAATTTTCATTCTCTAGCTTTTTCCTATTCTCGCATGCTACACAGCTTTCTCCGTGAGCTTCTTACGGAGCATACTCtaaattaatgtaaaaaaagtgaCCTATAATTATCTGCGAACACCAATGGTTGAGAATAAGTATCAGAAAACTAAGGTTAAGTACTGCTAGAAACATGTGTTACTAAAAtaaatatagcaaaaaaattgttatttctttttttatgacataGTTGAAATTCaactaataataaaaatgatttgtaacaaattgtaaaattcatttaattaaaagctTCTTATAAGCTAATCCTCTAGTTGAAAGTTTATATCACATCCAAGCTCGTTTTAGCACTACCGCAATTATTTCTTTAAATATAAGTATAGGCAAcgcttaaaaaaataaaacttgaaACTAGCATTAATTTACGCCTAAAAAATAGGCAAATGTGCATGAaatatttccttttctttgcaTTCCATCTTTACTTTACATTGAGTTTCAAGGTAGCAGTAAAAGCAATTAGATAGAGATTAGAGATACCTCTTAAACGTGGATTCGAAGATActttgaatagtttttaacaacaaaacagttcttttagcaaattgtacttatttgacacatcaattgtgaaatgcaaaaaataaaatcattctgATCGaatttaaacataaaataacaaaaataaaaaaaaaatcttcaatcagagtgaaatcaaataattaatatagTGGCTAAAACGTAATACCTAAAGCAAACACAGAAATTGGCTATATTTTGGCTGAAAACTACAATATTTGATTAACGCGTAAATTCGAGATAAGCAAATAGCATTATAACGTATCCCGGGACAACAtgtaatagttttttttttacatcgaaAAGACAGCTAAACACTTGTGCAATGGTGACATTTGCACAATAGATCGCTCGAAAAGTTTaagatattaaaattttaataacgCGTGCTACCAGCAGGATGATTTTCTCCTgattaaaatacaattttcatctatctttgcttcattttgatgtgttttaatattaaaaaGTTTTTGAAATTACTCCAAGATCTTGATGAAAGTAGTAATCAGttttattgttaaaaaatatcaacTTCTTTCTAAAGCATGCGAGACGTTCACCCTTCCAGTAGGAATCTCGTACAGATTGACAAGCCTCGTCTATTTGCACAAGTTGAGCGAAGTCTTCGCAACGTGGAGTGGAGTTGTGTGAAAAGAGTAAATATACACAGAGCTACCGATCCACGAAGATACGAACACTACGCAGATACGTAATGCAAGATGTCTTTTATTGAATACTTTTACAGTACAATATCTACAGCACGTATCAACACTTGAAAATCGAACAATCGATTTGTAGCGAATATATTCAACAAAAAGCTTATGGTTTATTGTTAATGAACTCGGTGATCAAATTCGCCGCCAATCCTAACCAGTAGCGCCCCGTCTCGGTAGCTTGCAATGCGGCAATCTTGACTGGATCGTACGGACTCGGCTTTTCACTTGCAAATGCACTCATCTCCATCGGTTCATTAGCGGTTGCACTTTCTTCGTCGACCGGCTTTGGAGCAGCCTGACAGATGCTCAGTACTGCCACAAGCAAGAATAGTAAGGCGAGCACGAACTTCATTTTTGGGCTTATTGTAAATGTCTTCCTATCTTCACGTCAGCAATCGAACAAACGGCCACATCATGCGTACGGATTGCTTATATAGCTTCTGTTTTGTGgctgtgttgtttttgataaacaTTGAACGTTTGCAGCTGTTTTGGGGAACGAGTTCCTCATCCGTATTCGTCATCTAGAATGTCTAGCAAGTTTTTACACTtctcagtgtttttttttttgtgtgaactGTGTGAATTTGTGAATGTTCTAAAAATAACGATTCGACCCTTGCAGGGAGCCACTGGAggattaaaaagaaaaaattgaTATGGTTTTTATCCACAGGCTTGCTATAGAACCGTTATGATTTGTTCTAGACCAATGTTCTTCCCGGAAGTTTTTTTACTATCATAGTAATACGaatggcaagatggcgtggaggcgtccgccattaaggccgggataacggactggcagacgaaggcgcgagaccgtgagcggtttcggactctcctgaggcaggccaagaccgcaaagcggttgtagtgccggataagtaagtaagtaagtaatacGATACTGTCGAACGTTTAATCACGTTTAATGTCGAACGTGATCTAAATTGAGATTATCGCATTATTTAGCGCTTTAAAAACTTTGATTTGACACGTCTATAATTCTATAATTATCACTAATTGTTTTTTGTACAAATATCAGTTCGTAAAAGATAGAACATTTCTCTTAGATTTCAGTTATTTTTTAGTAAATGATGAGTGTTTAATATGTCCTTGGTTAAAATTAGATTTAGTAAAAGAAGGTTCATTATTACGAGCGAACGGTGGCTGAGTTGAAACGTGTTgcgtcaaaaatgaaaataaaagaagaattCACGCCTTCaagataatttaaaacaataaattattttatatatcTTTACCATAAtgtaaaacaattattttccTACTGAAGAGAGGGCATACTACATGATGAAACAAGGAATTCTGTTTGATACGATAAGAATATTTAATTAGCTTTAACATATGGCATACCAAAAGTGTACAAAACATTAGATATTATAAAAaacttgtttaaaaaaacatattaatgCCAAAACGGTTGATATATGTTCTTATTCTAACTGGAAATGATcaattttttcatttgtttttgttatcacAGTTTAGTGCAAGAAGTTCAGAAAGTAAGCAACCAATATGAGAACCACGAAGTTACCATAAAGTAAAGGCATACAGTTCTATTTTAGTGGCATATTTGTTctcattgattatttttttcatgttccattttttgttaaaattgtCCATTCTACTTTTATAAGTATTTTTATTGATTACTTTTTTACTgcttacatttttttcttgtttcattCGTTTGTTAAATTTGTTGTTTCATTCCATTTCTCACACACTTTAACGCTACGATCACTTTATAGCTACAACCACTTATTCAAAGAACATATAATGGTTCATCAATTCCAAaactattttttctttcaattacTTAAACACTTAATTACATGAaaacagttgtttttttttttgttaggaaAATTCACACTTTATTGTGACGCAGTCCCTGTTTCCACCTCATTTCACCAATCGACCACAAACtgttcgactgatagagggGAAGGGAAACCAGGGCGGATAGGAAAATATAGGAAAGGAGTTGTATTCAGTCTTGAATGATTCATCAGCCAGCTTGCAAAGCGTTTTCCTCCTtacgcactgctgctgctgctgcaacgaCCCTCACGGACCGCTTACATCGCCTCCGAGCTGCTGTCGATCGCTTCTCCGACGTTGTCGGCGCTCTTGCCCTTGCCGTGATGCTTCTTGTGGTGCTTCTTGTGGTGCTTGGCGCGGTACTCACCATGCTCGGCACCGTGGTAGGCGGGAGCGGCCGGGGCGTAGTGCGGTGCCGGCGCATGGTGGTAGGCCGGGGCAGGGGCCGGAGCATGGTGTCCATAGCCGGCGTGATGAGCCGGGGCAGCCTTGCACGGCACCGGGTGATGGTGGGGATCGCAGCTCACCAGAAGATTGTGGCCGCACTTGACCACCGGTGCGACGGCCGAGTAGGTGTGGACGACGGCCGGTCCCGGCACGACTCCTCCATGGTGGGTGTGTCCACCGCCGTGCTTGGCGGGAGCCGCAATGGCCACCCCAATCACGGCCAGCAGAGTGATCGCAATGAAGCTGTTCATCCTGTTCGTCGGTGGTTGATCATGCGCGTGATGGGACACTACTGTACTGAAGATGGGAAGGCTTGCCAGCTGACTGATGCTCTTACCACAGACTCAGGGGTCATTTTATATCACTCTGACATTGGGCAAACGCTAAAGGAAGCGAAATGCTAAGATAGCGGCCAACGAAAgtgtaacaaacaaaacgtgggggatgtttttttttctctctcgctttgtGCAACGCCTCACTCCGAAAGTTGTCCCAAACAAGTGGCTTTCCGACAGGTTGGTTGCCCGAAATTCATGTTTATGCTTTCATTGCGGCGAAGAGGAAGCAACCCCTTGGTTGGTGGTGCTCGGGTTTGTGgcagaatgaaaataaaacacactcacCGTGGCTTCGTGTTCGTGTTTGCTGAATAGACGGTAGCGAAAAGCAAAGCATTTCGCTTACGCATTTTGGCGAGCTATTTCTCCAAGTCGAAGGTCTGGCAGAACATTCGGCTAGCACTGATATGAGCACA
This sequence is a window from Anopheles merus strain MAF chromosome 3R, AmerM5.1, whole genome shotgun sequence. Protein-coding genes within it:
- the LOC121595534 gene encoding vitelline membrane protein 15a-1-like is translated as MNSFIAITLLAVIGVAIAAPAKHGGGHTHHGGVVPGPAVVHTYSAVAPVVKCGHNLLVSCDPHHHPVPCKAAPAHHAGYGHHAPAPAPAYHHAPAPHYAPAAPAYHGAEHGEYRAKHHKKHHKKHHGKGKSADNVGEAIDSSSEAM